Within Telopea speciosissima isolate NSW1024214 ecotype Mountain lineage chromosome 8, Tspe_v1, whole genome shotgun sequence, the genomic segment TCCAGGTCTCCAGCACGAATCCAACGGTTGGACTGGTATGCGAATTCAGGAACACATTCCGATGTGTATAATGTCAGCCTAATTGTCGATGTACGCTGGAGAGGATCTAAACCCTAAACgaagagggaaaattatcacctccagtttgctgaccggcccagttcccagttcctctaatagggggatggtggaccccacccgagcagggtgtttgggcatgggtagagaggtcatttcagcccccctttgttagaagaactggggaactgggccggtcagcaaactggaggtgataaagattcAAACGAAGAGTGGTTggattttcttcattttaagtGTGGTGTACTACCCAGTGTTGGTTGAATAGTTTGATTCTCAAGTCCGCTGTTGAGGAATTTTTACCCGCGCTGCTGTGCACTACAGTGATGCTGTGCCATCATGCGGTACAGCAGTGACcatgtgcacacatggccggcgcagcagcggataaaggtccgcagttgagaggataaatttccagTATTCTTATTCCGCTCTCATCCATCCATCGGGAAGCTTCTGGTTTTTGTCCACTTCAAAACCCATGTGTCATACGCATACATGGGTGGTGGACTGGTGGGAATAATTTACTACCGACTTGCTCGGAATGTATAGTGGCTaagataagagaagagaaaagatcacTGTAGGGTAGTGTGGGCCTTTTGATTTCGGGATCTAAAATAAGAGATTCTTTGAGGGTAAAAGTTAGGGTtacgaggaggaggaggaggacgatGGAGGCAACGGGGGATGAAGGGCTGCTGAAGACGATTCGACCACCGAGGCTCGAAGATGCAGGTTTGGAGGACTGCGCTCTCTCCGATGAATCCATCAAAGAAGCATTCCTTAAGGCTGCCAACTCTATCCGCTCTCGGGCTTCCTCTATCCTCATCACCACTGCTGAGGACGAAGAAGACGATTCCAAAAGCTGTATTCAGGACCCTGGCCCAAGCGATGGCAAGCTGTCGGATACGCTGGTAGGGATATCACCGGAAGCAGAGCCACCGGGACCTTGTGGCAATGAGAAAGGCGGTGGGTTGCCACAATCATTGGGGGCTGACGTCGTCGTCGCCGGTGTGGCTGATTCGTTGAGTGATGAGGAAGGTCGCCACAGTGACAGCAGAGTATTGGGAGCGGAGATACCTGATGGGGGGAAGGCATGTGTGGATGAGTTACAGGGTCTCAAGATCAAGGAAGATGTCGATCATAAGGATTACGATGATGAGCAAGATAACAGGGACGAAGGCCCCATCTTAGCTGAAACTTATGTATGAGCTTCGATCAGTAAGACAGCAATATCAAACCACTCCCCTTCTCCCATATTTTGCTAGTATTGCGTTACCGTTTTTTCCCCTTGTTTCTTGTTATTATTACCAGGAGACCAATTCGAAATCATGAATGAAACTATGAAATTTTAATTGGTAAGAGTTAAGAGGTTTCTGCTGTTAGAAGTTAGACAGGCCATGGTAAATTGTTGTTCTCTGTTGGTGGGTGGTTGTTCAACGTCAGTGTCTGGTGACTCGGGGATGGAGCTGGTTCACTCAGTTCTAGCAGTTCCACCAAAAGAACGTTCATGAAAGATAAACCAGATCATGGGCAAAGGGCGGCCACCAGTCTACAAATCTGTCTCGATCCCTGTTTGTATTACCATCAAGTTCGTTGAGGGTGAAGTGGGTAATCAATAATAACTAAAGGGAAGTGAAGAATCAAGAGGAGTGTGATCAGGAAATCCCAGAATCTTCCTCATTAACAATTGCAATGACAGAGGATGCTGTGATGCCACTGGTGCCATCCATGGGAGATACAAAAACCAGGTTGTGTCGATCCATTTCCTCTTATTCTGTTTCATGGATATAATTGAAAACATTTTTTAAGttagtcttctctttcttctgtcggAACTTGAGGGTAAGAAATTTTCTGTAAGTAGCAAGACATGCATTCAGCCTTCAGTGATTGGAATTGCAGCTGAATGAAGATGCTTTATTTGGGTTGTTCTAGTTCCATTCTGTTGAACATTTATCTGTGCTTCTCCAACCCAGCCCCGTGGGTAGTGTTGTTGGCAGACCCGAACCTCGCAGGCCAAAAGGAGAAGTCTTCTACCATGCCATACCATGGGTACATACTTACTTCCACGGCAATGCTGGTGTGGGAACTCCAAAAAACTTCCAGACCAATGGAGAAGTCACTGGTAAAGCACAATCACCGGAGAAAGCTTTGGTGTCCATAGGAGAaattgtgaggaaggacatacTTCAGAATCAGAgtttcactttatttataatgataattACAGTCTAAGGGCAAACTAGTCAAATAGGGAAAAAtagtaaaacaaataaaaccttAAGAGTAAAGAGAAATTATTCTAATCCTACGGTTCTCAACAGACATGCATAGTCATAGGAGaagtttgaggtggtatggtcatattcatcGAAAGCCTAATGTTGCTCCAATAAGGAAGAGTGGTTTGATttcaattgaaggagctaaaagagttaggggcagacataaaatgatcataggagaagttgtgaggaagaacatgcataatctaggtcttgtacctagtatgacctcagatagagcttattggagggcaaggattgCAAATCTATGtagttgagattctcctgacttgttgggttgtatctcttttcttttacttttatttttctcatgtgtcattttttatttctcagcTCATTCCCTattcctcttttcccatctctttatttccttctttcttgtttagaCCGTAGTTTTCCCTACTTAAttctgtttggatccatgtaatcGACCCCAataagttgggataagattgagttttttgttattgttgttgtaccTAAGAAAtcttttgggaattgggattaTGGATTAGAAAAACGCCCTGAGCCAAAGCCCTGATCCCTTCCTCCACCAACATCTCTTTTTGTCCAAGCTGAAGCAACAGAAGACCTAAAGAACAGTAGATATATCACCCCATCACAATTCATAATGCACAAGAAATTCAGAAAATTTTCGTGTTACAAGTTTTGTTTACTTCCCAGAAATTGCAACAACGGTATAAGTGAGATCTCTTTGTTAGAAATCTTCTAAGTAATCTAGTTACCCTTTTAATAATAAGCACACACATGCATTGAATTTTGATCTTGGGTTCAATAAGG encodes:
- the LOC122671562 gene encoding uncharacterized protein LOC122671562 isoform X1, whose translation is MEATGDEGLLKTIRPPRLEDAGLEDCALSDESIKEAFLKAANSIRSRASSILITTAEDEEDDSKSCIQDPGPSDGKLSDTLVGISPEAEPPGPCGNEKGGGLPQSLGADVVVAGVADSLSDEEGRHSDSRVLGAEIPDGGKACVDELQGLKIKEDVDHKDYDDEQDNRDEGPILAETYV
- the LOC122671562 gene encoding uncharacterized protein LOC122671562 isoform X2; this encodes MEATGDEGLLKTIRPPRLEDAGLEDCALSDESIKEAFLKAANSIRSRASSILITTAEDEEDDSKSCIQDPGPSDGKLSDTLVGISPEAEPPGPCGNEKGGGLPQSLGADVVVAGVADSLSDEEGRHCVDELQGLKIKEDVDHKDYDDEQDNRDEGPILAETYV